The Rosa chinensis cultivar Old Blush chromosome 7, RchiOBHm-V2, whole genome shotgun sequence DNA segment AATGCAAGTCGTTGGTGCAGTTGGATTTCAACATCGCCGTCTTGATATTCCAAATGATATTGATCCTGCAATTGCAGATCTTATTGAAAAATGCTGGCAGACGTGAGTATGCATTACCTGCTTATTTGTTGAGGCTGGGTTACATTCTTATTGTTCATAATTGCAGTCTATCAGTTGTGAATCAATTTCATTGTGTATTTAGGCAGGTGAATGAAGCtaatatttaatttaattaacaCTGCAGAGATCCAAAATTGAGACCCTCATTTGCTGAGATCATGGCTATCCTGAAGCCGTTGCAGAAGCCTATAAGTAGTTCTGCAGTGCCTAGATCTACTGCACAAAGGCCATCCTGAGTTACATAAGGCACAGCTGGCCATAATAGTAAATTTACACCACCGTGGAATATTGGCTCATTTCCAATCCAAAGTATGGATGGAGGCAAAGTTGCTGATCGAAGATCATGACCTAACATATACactcaattttcattttcattttctttccttctggttTCCTCTTTGTTTATGTATTCTTAACACTTGCGGCCATTCGCAATGTTGTACATTTGTTTGTAAAGAATTCATTGGCAATTGTTGTAATCAATGTTTTGAGTTTCCGGTGTCGACACTGTTGCCTGAACTGAATACAAGGCCAAAGAGGCAGTCTTGACAGTTTGACAGAAGCAATCCAGTAAAACACATGCTAGCTAATGGTTAAACGTTTTACCTTGTTTTGAAGGCAATCAATTCTTAAAGTTTTGTATGCAGCCAAACAGGTCCTACAAAAACCGAAAAAGGGCAACCCACCATTTGAAGTTCCATCACATACGAGGATAAGGTAGGGACCAAGAGCTACTTAAGGCAAGAAATATTTTATCTTCATCAGGATTTTATCACCATCATCATATCCTATAATGGCTGCCTTCTCtggttcttcaccatttctcTCCCACACCTTAACAAGACCAAACCATTTTGCGTCATCACaaacacctcctcctcctcctccgccaaaTATTCCTTCACAACCAAACGCTCCAACACCACTTCAAAGTACAACTTCATCATCCGAGCAGCAAAAGCCTGTCTCAGTAAAAGTGGAGCAACAAAAGCCCTCCAAGACAAAGGCTGACTCTACAGATTGGATAGCTTCGAGCTTAACCAGGCGGTTTGGGCTTGGAGCTGGCCTCGCCTGGGCTACCTTTCTTGCAGTTGGTGTAGTCTCCGAACAGGTTAAGACCCGCCTTGAAGTCTCTGAACAAGAAGCTAACACAAGGTCTGTTATTCTGTTCTTACTTTCCTATCCTATCATCACTTTATGAGTTATGATGTTAATTGTAATGCAAGTAACTTTTTCCTTGGTACTTTACATACAGTCCTATATGTAACACTTCTAGTAACCATACAATGTGTTTTGCAGAAATgttgagaaagaagaagaggtagtGTTACCTAATGGCATAAGGTACATCATGCTTTTCTACATTTGAGCTGCATAATCTCCTTCAATtttgaccaaaacaaaaaatgttGTTCTTTAGTCATCACCCAATTTACCTTAAATTTTGTGTGTGTTAGATACTACGAGTTGAGAGTTGGTGGCGGGGCAACTCCGAGGCCAGGAGACTTGGTGGTGATCGAGCTCAAGGGGGAGGTAGCAGGCACTGGGCAAGTGTTTGTGAATACAATTGAGAATGACAAGAAGAGGCCTTTGGCTCTAGTGATGGGGTCTAGGCCTTACAGCAAAGGACTATGTGAAGGGATAGAATATGTGCTCAGATCAATGAAGGCTGGGGGTAAAAGAAGAGTAATAGTTCCTCCAAACTTGGGGTTTGGAGAAAATGGTGCAGATTTAGGCCCTGGTCTGCAAGTTCCTCCTTCTGCAACTCTAGAGTATACTATTGAGATTGAAAGAGTCTCAATTGCACCAGCATAAACGTGGaccatttttgtcttcaaagAAATGTCTAGTCGCTTGATTATGTTCACATTTTTATAGACTTGTATCTTGTTCTCTTCTGCAAATGCAACATGAATGTATACCATTGAATAAGTAAAACATGTAAATCCGAAATATACATCGCAATGTTGTTGAGGTAATTTCATCTGAAAGTTACCATCTTAGTTTTAGTGTGTGTTGCTGTATCATTTCAATAAGTCTCATGCTATTAATATCGGGCATCAACACTTATGACTTATGTATTATAAACTTTTCTACTTTGAATGTGAGATCTTCATCCGCACTCATAACTTGTATCTTGTCACACATTTTCGGTTCTGATTTTCTTATtcagaaagaataaaaaaaaaactatgaacTTGTAATATTAACATTGTATCACAAAAAACTTATTATAGTAACAATGTAATATTATATTTTTCTCTAAATTATGATTCAGAGAAAATTTTTAATAAAGGTGATATGTCCATTCCACCGATTACCATTCAGAACTAAAAAGAAACGTTAAAATCAGAACACCTACAGTTGTGCACACGAAAATTTCGAACTTAAATACAAGACGAAATATGATTGGACGATCCAATGATAACATCCTTTGTGTTCTATTGACCCAATAGGCGGCAAAAGGAGACTGCCCCTCAAACTGGTTCCAGTCGTAGTTCTCTCTGTTTACTTCTGTTAGCTCCTCCCTTCATCCTTACGCAATAGGAGGGGCCCACAGGCGAGGATCTGGTCGTGGTAAGTAACGGTGTTAAAATTGCAGCCACACACTAGAGTCTATCCTACTCCATAAGACAATTTTCCAGAGCCCATAACACTTTGAATTCTCAGCAAAACCCAGAACGCTATCATGGGAAAAGTTTTGGACTCCCATTTCTTGGCTCTCACTGCCATTGTCACTGTAGGTTATGTTTCTTTCTGTAATGGGCTTCATTTTCTGTCACCAAATATCTGACATTTGGTGTTGTTTTGTTGAAGGTGGCGTATCAGTCGTTGTTCTTCGTAATCACTGCGCTTCTCAAGTTTGATAAAGTCACTGACTTTGCCGGTAATACTCATTTCTTGAAAGTTTCGTTGTTTATTTGCTGAGAAAGTTTAGATTCTTTACAAagtacaagtttttttttttgggggtgagAATTGGTAAATTCAATTTCATGCTGGGTTCAAAGTGAAAAACGAAATAGAGACATACCAGTACTAATTAGCAAATGATTGGATTGTTTGTTTGTCAAGAAAGGATGCATTTTTTTTATGCAAATTTCATGTTTGTTCTTGCAGGAAGTACCAATTTTGTTATACTTGCAATACTCACTCTGGTTGTCAAGGGCTCATGGCATTTCAGACAGGTACTATCTCTTCTGCATCAAAGTATTTCCACTGTTCTATGTTTAATTTGGTAAAAGAAGGAGCAATTTCATGTGTGTAGAGATATAAATTATGCTACATAGTCACTGTAGAAGCTGGTGAGATTGCTACCTTCAGCTGTTGCTTTAGTATACCTGAGATATCGCAGTATTGACTTTGCAGTTCTATTCGTTTTTCATCTCAGATAGTGTTGAGTTTGCTTGTGGTAATATGGGGTCTTCGTCTGGGACTGTTTCTCCTGATGAGGTAGAATCAATAAGCATTTGATATAAAAGAATACATCTCATTGAAGGATAAGCATGTGCGtgcaatttttcatttttaaaatgTTTGGTGATCAGAATTTTGCAATGGGGGGAGGATCGACGTTTTGATGAAATGCGAGCTAATCTTGGAAAACTGGCAGTATTCTGGATATTTCAGGTTTTGTAACTCTCTTTTATTCCAGGGTTTAATAAACATAGTTGTGTCTTGCATTTCCTATGAGGGATTTGATTCTTGAACTAGTCGACTTGTTGTGCAGGCTGTCTGGGTATGGACTGTGAGTTTACCTGTAACAGTGGTTAATTCAAGCAACAAAACACCATCTCTTCAAGCTGCGGACGTTATTGGATGGATTATGTGGTCTATTGGTTTTTTGGTTGAAGCTACAGCTGATCAGCAAAAGCTGGTGTTCAAAAACTCTCCTCAAAATAGGGGAAAGTGGTGCAATGTTGGACTATGGAAATACACTAGGCATCCAAATTATTTTGGTGAGGTTAGTATTCTGATGTCAGTTAATGCCACTATTTTGGAACTGATGCTACACTTTCTGTTTAATGTTACTTCAATTGTATACAGCTCTTGCATTGAACATTTTAGAACCCTGAATATGACAACATGAACTTCTTCCACATGCATGTATATAGAAACTGATGATTCTTTTGTGGATGGTTATAGTTTCACTTGCTTAGTGTTTCCATGGCAGTTCTGTGTTTATATGCCATCATTAAACATGCAAACCTTATTAAAGTTCAGAACCTGAATATGACAACATATTTTTGAGGTATCCATAGGTTGTAACTGATTGGTTATGTCAACTGCAACTTTCTTCATGTGGCTTGCATTGTATGCCTCACATACTTACAAACTATGAGTATACGAGAATCACAGAATTTGGAATTGTGGAAACATTATTCATCCAACAAATTGTAATGTATTAGTTTCTTTGGTTTCATGCTGTCAAAGATAACATTGATAAATTTTGTGCTCAGATATTCCTTTGGTGGGGAGTATTTGTGGCTTCCACACCTGTATTGGATGGTGCAGAGTGGCTGGTAATTCTTGGACCGATCTTTCTCACGTTGTTACTTCTTTTCCTCAGTGGCATACCATTGCTAGAGGTTTGTTATTTCTTCTGCTCTTATTGCAAAACTAATGTTACTGAAAAAGACTTACTAATGCTGTATGCTTGAACAATAACAGGAATCTGCAGATAAGAAGTATGGAAATATGGACGGATATAGGCTCTATAAAAGATCAACCAGGTTAATATTAGCTTCTCTTTGGTACATGTTTCTCTTGAGCATGAATTGTAGTAACCGTGACCAACATTTTCTGTTTCAGCCCTCTAATTCCGCTACCCCCGGTCCTGTACAAGAACTTGCCCTCGTGGTTCAAAGGaacttttctctttgaatttccCCTGTATAGTCGTAATCTTCCTCAAGAACCACCGAACTGGTGAGGCTACAAAATGTTAAGAAGCCTTAATTTGTCTTGAAAGCATATCCTTTTTACTTGCTTTACTTTTTCATATGCCAAATAATTATTTTACGTCATTTGCCTTTTGTGCAAGGTGTAGAACAAGCCCGATAGAAAGAAGCGACGAATTGAAGATTGGTTAGGACCTAGATGAAACTTGAAATACGATCATGTATTTAACTATATATAACTCCAATAACAAGTGAGGCTACTGAGAGATGGCAAGTGAGGCTAATTGTGGGCACGGTCAGTAAGGTTAACGGTATACATTCCTATGCCCATCAACGTCCATGTAAGCGAGGCAAAGGATGCTAGCGAGGACTATTTATCTTAGTCCTCTACCCACCTTCTACTTTGTTACCCTAATTTGCTTCTGTTACGTACTTCTAGAGCAGTTTCTGAATGAACGCAATTCATTTACAAAACATGCTGCAAATTAAACCTTTGCAGATAATTATACAATGTGTCTCGAGTGGGTGCGAATTCAGAACAACTGAAGCCCTAGCACATCTTTCGTGAACCTAATTCTGCTCTCAATGCATGATTCTCTCTATACGTATATAAACAGCCCCTAATAGTATTGTTCCACATAAAAACTTAATCACAACTGCAATATCAAGAAAGAAAGCAGAGGAAACATATATGGAACAAGAGGGATGCAGCAGCAACTCCACCAGTAGCAGTATCAGAAGGTTCAGAGAACTAATTGCTAGGTCGAAACAAACCCCAGATCACCCACCTTACTCTGAGGTAACACAATTCTTTGGCCAATCCACGCTAATTAACTGTGTGACAACAGACTAGTTCCCTCTTTCGTTTTCAAAATCAATAATGGGCTGCATGATTGATTGAAGATGATATTGAAAGCGATTGAATCATTGAATAATGAGGAAGAAGGTAACCTAATCAACAAAGGTCATATGTCCGCCTACATTAGGTCAGAGTTCCATGACCTGTCTTGGTCTCATGAAAGCCTTCTTTCTCACCATCTAGGCAAGCTCATTCTCAGAGGCCAGGTTCTAACTAGTTCTACTGGTTCTTACCGGCATCCGAAACCAAAAACGTGATTTGGTGATCGACTTGTAATATTCTCTGCCAGGTGCTTACTAGTTCTACTGGTTCTTACCGGCTTCCCTAGACTGAAAACGTGATTTGGTACCTCGATTTGTAACATTCTTTGGATTGTGGGAAGCTTTTTTGTGGAACTGAAAGGCCAAATACTTTATACAAGGAAAAGGCATATATGCATGTGCAATGGGTTGATAATTAAAGTCATCAACCACATGCACTCAAATAGCTAGCTAACTTGGTGTGGTTAAACTTTGTGAACCGATTGAATAGGATATTCTAGAACAATAGGATGTACTATTTGCAAAATGAAAACTCAATTGTTTAGAATAAGAGGCTAAAGAGATTCAATTTTTCTTCATATTAGCTCAAGATGTTCTCCAATTACGAAATATCAAACATAAGAAATGAACTTTCTATTTTCAAATGTTTAATATGCAAATCAAATATTGTAGCTTTAAAATATGTAACCGGAGGCCGATAGGATAAGCTAAAAcatcaaaaagcaaaaaagagcTTGGAAATTGGCCTTTTACCAATAATGCATGTGTTGACAAGCATGTATCAGAACAAGGCATCACGGTAGTGGAAATGCTGGATAGCCTCAAAATCAACATCAGAAGTgagaaaggaagaagaggatACACAGTTGGAAAATCTAGTTCAATAGGATTTGGTTGGCCACCAAACTCGATTGTTTAGCATACACTTTCTGAACTGTTGATTATGATGAAAATCAAGTGTTCAAAGTCAATCATCCCTTCTGATACACAGCATATAAATTGCTGGCAACCCAGTTGTCCCAGTTGATCAAATATTATTCTGGACTTATATCTTGCCCTTATCCATGTCGAATCAGGGACTTGGTTTCATGGAAATAAAAAAGATGAAATTTATCTCAATGTTTGATTATATAAGTTTTGAAAGAGAAAttaagcttctttttttttttttgaaaaggggttTGACACTCAGCCTAACTGAAAGACTCAACTCCATGcattcttttatttattaaagacAAATTAGGTTTTGCTGCTTAGAAAAATTGTAACTTTTCCACTTTTAAAGAATCAGAAGTTGCCTTAGGTGCAATTTTCGGACTTACTTTTCGACCTATCTTGTTAATTGCActccaaataaataaatttcaaaGATATCAGTGTCTAAATCATTTTATTTATCTCGGGATGGAACTTCAaccatttattatttttttaaaaaaaactcgcTCTGAGAATAGAGGGAAGAAACTAGGGTTTGGAAAAAGCACAGAAGCGGCTGCTGCCTGTCCGGCGGCGCCCCAGATCGATCATAGGTCTCGGCCTCATCGATGAGTGGCGGGTGTTGCCGGACGGGATTGTGGGGTCTCGGGGTTCCAGTTTTGGTCTCCGTTTCGTCTTTCCTGGTCGTGTATGACTTTTCGTTCCTCTCAGGCAGCGGTGCAGGTGGGCAGGATGGATGGTTGGTGATCGATGCAGGCTTGGAGTAGGTGGGCAGTGGCCAGATCATGGCGGCGGTACACCATGGATCGTATGGCGACAATCTCTCTGAGTTTGGTCGATAGGAGAAGAGTGCAAGGGTGTCGGACTGTCAAGCGAATGGACGAAGCCAGGCATCAAGGCACGGCGAGTCTCTTACTGATACTTGGTGTGGGCTCGTCGGGATCTGGCTTTAAGCCTGGATCCGACAGACAAAAGTTGAGGTTGGTGTGGCTTGCTGCGTGGATTGCGTCTTTCCAGTGTTACGAGTTCGACGGGACATATTTATGGTGGTGGCCTGCCGGTGGGTCATATGAGGAGAAGGAAGATGTTTGTGGCGGCTGGGCTCTGTCTTTGTTTCAGGTCGTTTTCTTGGTTAGGTTTTTCTGGTCTTTAGCATGTCCCTACTCtgttgagctagggttgggtcaaattgaggtgccatggatgtggtgtTTTTCCTGGGGACGAATTGGTTTATTGTCggttttatcttatggtcaatgtgctgacgagcgatccttgcacgtggtctggcttTTTTGAGACACGGTGTGAAAGAGGGCGTTAGTTGTTTTAGCAGTTGTCTATGAGGTGGTATTGATATTCTCGGGATTCTTGGTGGCCCGAGACGTTGGGCGGtataggtggttaggggttgggctctTTCGGCTCTGGATGTCATTTTTGATGATGGACCCGTAACTGGTTTAGGTTCTAGGGAGGAGAGTGAAGAATTCTTGTCgaccaccggtcattcccgtATCATGTAACTTTGGTTCATTTTAATAAAGgtttcttattctcaaaaaaaaaaaatcattttatttatCTCGTTACAATCTGATAACATGACTCGAAACTCGCAATTCACTTTTGAACATGTctacataattaaaaaatatagtCACATTATAATACAATAACACTATAGCATGCAGATAAAATATAGAAATAGAGTACCTAAATCACTCTATTTATctcaatatataaaaaaaaattattaatctcGATATGATGATTTGATAACACCACTCGAAATTCACGACACACTCTCGAACATGtctaaataattgaaaaatgcaGTCGCATTATACTATGGTATGTCGTGCGACATGCATTATTGCCCTCGATCAATAACCACAGCAACTCAACAAGGCCCATCCCCAACCTTCGAGCTCTCCCATCATCGGACCTCCGAGAAACCAGACAGAGAGCTCAAGAGCTTAATAAAACCATCGGCAGATGTCAAACCGACCTCGAAAGTAGCCCAAGTTGCGACAAGCGCGGGGGGCAATGCTGCAATCGTGTGGCTGTGAATCATAGAACAGAGTTATATGGGGAGTGGAGCAACCTTGGTGGACGGTGTTCGTCGCTGGTTTCAACGTCGtacctcttcctcttccaaaCCTATTAATCCTGCTACTAGTACTAACACTAATCCATACCCGAATCCGAATCCGAATAATAACAACCATGATTATAATGCGAGCGATTTAAGCGCGCAATCGTCCGCTGGTCTCCAAAAAGAGGAGGACGACCGTCTTCTTCAGTTTCAGATTGAGGACGAGTTCGACATTTCTGGTTTGAAGCTCATCCAAGTTCCCAAGCGGGCCCACCACTTCAGAGCTACCCATAATCCTCCGCCACCACCACCCATTATGGAAAAGAAGGTGACTTTCTCGTTCTTCTCTGCATTTCACGATCTGGGTCTTGATCTGATTTtggttctttgttttgttttcaataGCTTATGATTTGCTTGGTTGAATATTGATGGTGAGTTTAGTTGTGTTCTCTGGCTTTTGTTTGGCTTAGTTATGAAAATGGACCAATACCTAGTTggtaaagattgaaacttttttttgtttaagatTCAAAGCTTCAAGCTTTTATGTGTTAGGCATGGACATTTTGCCCAATTGAGCTAATTTTTTACTACCCCTGTTTCATTTTGAGGGTAATTTGTACCTTGCTCCCGTAaagcttcaaatttttttttgtaaagctTCAAACTTTGATGGGGAGACATATGTACATTTTCCCCAATTAAGCCGATTTTGACTCTGGTTTTAACCCTGTTTCAGTTTGATGTTATATGAAGTTATGACCACAAGTTTTACTAATTTTGATTGAAACCATTTCTGGATTGAAGTAATAAATTATAGGAATGAAAGAgtttctttgtttctgtttaCAAATGATGGTTGTTGATTGTTATACAGAGCAATCTAGAGTCAGAATTCTTCACAGAATATGGAGAGGCAAGCCGTTACCAAGTTCAGGAGGTCATTGGGAAAGGAAGTTATGGCGTTGTGGGTTCTGCAGTTGACACCCACACCGGAGAAAAGGTTGCAATCAAGAAGATTAATGATGTGTTTGAGCATGTCTCAGATGCTACAAGGATCCTGAGAGAAATCAAGCTTCTTCGTTTGCTTCGTCATCCTGATATCGTTGAAATAAAGCACATTATGCTTCCTCCTTCACGACGAGAGTTCAGAGATATCTATGTTGTGTTTGAGTTGATGGAATCAGACCTCCACCAGGTTATCAAGGCAAATGATGATCTTACCCCGGAGCATTATCAGTTTTTCCTGTACCAGCTTCTTCGTGGTTTAAAGTATATTCATACAGGTTGGTATTTTGGACTAATTATAGCAGTGTCTGCagtttcaatgatttaattcaTTTTGCTCTGCATTTCTTGCAGCAAATGTATTTCATCGAGATTTAAAGCCAAAAAATATCCTTGCTAATGCTGACTGCAAATTAAAGATATGTGACTTTGGGCTTGCTCGAGTATCTTTCAATGATGCCCCATCTGCTATTTTTTGGACTGTAAGTTGCCaccaaacaaatctgaaaatgtCTATTGTCATAAGTTTTTCATTTGCCTATAAACAACAATGCCTGCAGACTAAGCTTTTTTTGTATATGTGAAGGATTATGTTGCAACTCGATGGTACAGAGCCCCTGAACTTTGTGGCTCATTTTTCTCAAAAGTAAGCTTCATTTCATTTTTGAGAACCCTGATATAAATATTTCTCTAAGTAAATGAATTTATTTTGAGGTTTCACATGTTACTAAGATGGCTAATGGGAACATGCATAAAAATTGATGCTTCTTTATTACTCCGTGATCTTGAAAAGCCACATACTCTTGTACTGCTAGTTTAGTCCAATGCTATGATTTATGCTAGACCTGTTCAGAAGATGCAGCTTGTGCACTTGTGTCTGGTGAAAGAGGAGTTATATTGATTACATCTATATTCGTGTATATATTAGCTTCATTCAGGATGCTGCCATCATTCCAAACATGCCTTGACTGAATTGTGTAGTATTATGGTCAGGTTAATAGTTATATGGAACCTAAATCCATAGAGAAATTGTTGTTGATCCTTTGTTATGGGCTTTCATTCTCTGTACCTGAAtgccaattcttcttcttctttttttgggtttttcattGCTTTCTTTCTAGGAGGATAAGTGGATAACTTATTTAAATTATAGGTTTAATTTTCTATGACCTTTTGGCAGTATACTCCTGCAATTGATATCTGGAGCATAGGATGCATATTTGCAGAAATACTCACTGGAAAACCCCTGTTTCCTGGGAAAAACGTGGTGCACCAATTGGATCTCATGACTGATTTGCTTGGCACGCCTTCTTCAGAATCCATTGCAAGGGTTAGTATTAACATTTCAATACCTGCTATTCTGTCATCAATAGACAAACTAATCATTTCTCATGCAAgccaaataaaaaaggaaaaagttctTAATAGGCTGCCACTGAACTTCAGTTTCTTTCACTCTTATAGTTCTCATAGTAAAACGTCCTTTACGTATCATGTAACTGCTAAATTATTAGCTTTTTTGAAATATTGCTCCCAGGCACCGTTCTAGTTCTCTTTCTCACcttcaaatgattttttttttttttttttaccgagTCTTTATATATGATCCTCTGCAGATTCGGAATGAAAAAGCAAGAAGGTATCTTAGTAGCATGCGAAAAAAACAACCAGTTCCCTTCACACATAAGTTCCCTAATGCAGATCCGTTGGCTCTTCGCCTGTTGGAGCAACTTCTTGCATTTGATCCCAAAGATCGTCCGACAGCTGAAGAGGTACAGTTAAGCAGCTTGAATACATGGGATGCTATATGTAGAATAAATATTTGAATACTGTAATGCTTCCTTTAAACTTTTCTTTGGGACCAGACTACCTCTATAGTCCTAATGCTTATGCTTGCAGGCATTAGCTGATCCATACTTTCATGGTTTGGCAAATGTTGATCGTGAGCCGTCCACTCAACCCATTTCAAAACTTGAATTTGAGTTTGAGCGAAGGaaattgacaaaagatgatgtCAGAGAGTTGATTTACAGGGAGGTATGGCCTTACAAAT contains these protein-coding regions:
- the LOC112176587 gene encoding peptidyl-prolyl cis-trans isomerase FKBP17-2, chloroplastic codes for the protein MAAFSGSSPFLSHTLTRPNHFASSQTPPPPPPPNIPSQPNAPTPLQSTTSSSEQQKPVSVKVEQQKPSKTKADSTDWIASSLTRRFGLGAGLAWATFLAVGVVSEQVKTRLEVSEQEANTRNVEKEEEVVLPNGIRYYELRVGGGATPRPGDLVVIELKGEVAGTGQVFVNTIENDKKRPLALVMGSRPYSKGLCEGIEYVLRSMKAGGKRRVIVPPNLGFGENGADLGPGLQVPPSATLEYTIEIERVSIAPA
- the LOC112176586 gene encoding uncharacterized protein LOC112176586 isoform X1, translated to MGKVLDSHFLALTAIVTVAYQSLFFVITALLKFDKVTDFAGSTNFVILAILTLVVKGSWHFRQIVLSLLVVIWGLRLGLFLLMRILQWGEDRRFDEMRANLGKLAVFWIFQAVWVWTVSLPVTVVNSSNKTPSLQAADVIGWIMWSIGFLVEATADQQKLVFKNSPQNRGKWCNVGLWKYTRHPNYFGEIFLWWGVFVASTPVLDGAEWLVILGPIFLTLLLLFLSGIPLLEESADKKYGNMDGYRLYKRSTSPLIPLPPVLYKNLPSWFKGTFLFEFPLYSRNLPQEPPNWCRTSPIERSDELKIG
- the LOC112176586 gene encoding uncharacterized protein LOC112176586 isoform X2, with the protein product MGKVLDSHFLALTAIVTVAYQSLFFVITALLKFDKVTDFAGSTNFVILAILTLVVKGSWHFRQIVLSLLVVIWGLRLGLFLLMRILQWGEDRRFDEMRANLGKLAVFWIFQAVWVWTVSLPVTVVNSSNKTPSLQAADVIGWIMWSIGFLVEATADQQKLVFKNSPQNRGKWCNVGLWKYTRHPNYFGEIFLWWGVFVASTPVLDGAEWLVILGPIFLTLLLLFLSGIPLLEESADKKYGNMDGYRLYKRSTSPLIPLPPVLYKNLPSWFKGTFLFEFPLYSRNLPQEPPN
- the LOC112176586 gene encoding uncharacterized protein LOC112176586 isoform X3, coding for MRILQWGEDRRFDEMRANLGKLAVFWIFQAVWVWTVSLPVTVVNSSNKTPSLQAADVIGWIMWSIGFLVEATADQQKLVFKNSPQNRGKWCNVGLWKYTRHPNYFGEIFLWWGVFVASTPVLDGAEWLVILGPIFLTLLLLFLSGIPLLEESADKKYGNMDGYRLYKRSTSPLIPLPPVLYKNLPSWFKGTFLFEFPLYSRNLPQEPPNWCRTSPIERSDELKIG
- the LOC112176585 gene encoding mitogen-activated protein kinase 9, which produces MGSGATLVDGVRRWFQRRTSSSSKPINPATSTNTNPYPNPNPNNNNHDYNASDLSAQSSAGLQKEEDDRLLQFQIEDEFDISGLKLIQVPKRAHHFRATHNPPPPPPIMEKKSNLESEFFTEYGEASRYQVQEVIGKGSYGVVGSAVDTHTGEKVAIKKINDVFEHVSDATRILREIKLLRLLRHPDIVEIKHIMLPPSRREFRDIYVVFELMESDLHQVIKANDDLTPEHYQFFLYQLLRGLKYIHTANVFHRDLKPKNILANADCKLKICDFGLARVSFNDAPSAIFWTDYVATRWYRAPELCGSFFSKYTPAIDIWSIGCIFAEILTGKPLFPGKNVVHQLDLMTDLLGTPSSESIARIRNEKARRYLSSMRKKQPVPFTHKFPNADPLALRLLEQLLAFDPKDRPTAEEALADPYFHGLANVDREPSTQPISKLEFEFERRKLTKDDVRELIYREILEYHPQMLQEYLRGGDQTSSFMYPSGVDRFKRQFAHLEEHYGKGERGTPPLQRQHASLPRERVPAPKEDADQSNESERTAASVATTLHSPPSDGSDNPNANGPSKTQYTPVSSRSLLKSASISASKCIGVVKKDSQEDPIAEVNDESVDGLAQKVEALRA